From the genome of Azospirillum sp. TSA2s:
GGACACGCGGCGACTGCCGCAAGCGGGTGCTGCGCGGCGGCTCCTGGCGCGACAAGCCGGAGGCGATCAACGGCACGGTGCGCAACAGCTACGACATCGACGTGCGCTATCTCACCAACGGCTTCCGGGTGGCGCGCGAGGTGAACTGACGGCGTTCAGCGCTGGACGGTGACGGTGGTCTGGGTCGCGCGGTTGCGCGTGCCGACCGCGGTGTTGGTCACGGTGTTCACGTTGTTGAACTGCACACCGCCATTGGCCAGCGCCGTGGGCAGGTGCGGCAGTGGTCCGGCGGTGCTCATCAGCAGATCCAGCGTCGACGGGCCGGCGGACTTGGCGGACGGCGCGGGAGCGGGGGCCGGGGCCGGGGCCGGTTCTGGCGCTGGCGCCGGCGAGGCGGGGGCGGCGGTCTCCACCGGGCCGGCGGCGGCGCCGTCGCCGAGCTGCTGCTGGCTGACGTTGCCGTCGCCGAAGGCGAAGTTCAGCGCGCTGTTGAAGTTGTTCACGATGAAGGGCGCATCGATGATGGTGAAGCCGGGGTCGGGCTGCACCGGTGGCTGGCGGCTGGCGGCCAGCGGCTGGCCCTTGTTGAAGCCGGCGAGATAGCCGGCGTCGCCGCGGATGCGGGTGATCGCCTGCTGGTTCACGGAAGACCGGCGGACCGACGGGTTGGTCACCATCGCGCCGGGGGGTGCGCCACGGGGTGTCGGGTTCACCGACACCGGCAGGCGCGGCGCCTGGGAGAAGGCCTGCGCCATCGCGGCGCCGGGGATCGGGCCGGGCGGAAAGGCGATGCCGCCGGTGACCTGGGCTGCAGCCGTCCCGGCAGTCAGCAGCAGAGCGGCGACCGTGGGAAGAAGGGTGGTACGGGACGACATCGTCATGGGCTCCCTCCGGATCGGCTGCCGGCGCTGGTGGCCGGCTATGGGGAGCAGGGTAGGGCGGATATCTGGGCCGGCGCTGTGGCGCGGCTCACAGGACGGTGTCGATGGGGCGCTTCAGCCGCAGGATTCGCCGATCTCGTCCAGCGCGCGGGTATCGCGGATGACGATATGGCCGGCATCCATTTCGATCACGCCGGCACGCTGCCATTCGTTCAGCAGCTTGTTGACGCTCTCGCGCGACACGCCGACGAGGCAGCCGAGCTGCTGCTGCGACAGCTTGATGTCCAGCCGCATCCCCTGCGGCCCCGGCTTGCCGAAGGCGTCGCCCAGCCGTTTCAGCGCGCGGGCGAAGCGGGAGGACGCTTCCAGGAACAGCGTGTCCTCCAGATGCTCGCTGGTCGTGCGCAGCCGCTTGCACAGCACGCCGATGATGCGGAAGGCCAGATCGGGCCGCGCCGTCAGCACCGGCATCAGCTGCGACCGGTCAAGGACCAGCAGGTCGGTCTCCTCCAGCGCCACCGCGTCGGCGGTGCGCGGCTCGCCGTCCAGAAGCGCGATCTCGCCGAACAGGCCGCCCTTGTTGATGATGCTCAGAACCAGCTCCTTGCCGTCCATGGAGTGGCAGCAGATCTTCACCCGGCCGCGGATGACCGCCATCATGCTGTCGCCCGGGTCGCCCTTCTGGAAGATCATGGCGCCGCGCGGGTGGTGGGACAGCCGGGCGGTATTGGCCAGACGATGCCGTTCCTCCCGCTCCAGATGCTTGAGCAGGAAATGCCCGGCGAGGACGAGATCCTTGTCGAAGTTGATCCGTATCGCGGTCATGGCCGCCACCCCCTGGCTGACATCGTGGCTGACATCGTGGGCCGCTTCTCCAGCCAGGGAATGGTACGCCTGCAACCGGGCCGCCTTACTCCGTCAAAGGCGGTACGCCGTCGTTGGCGCTGCTGCTCCGTCCGTGTGTGGGACGGACACGAAAAGGGCGGCCGGCGCTGGCCGGTCGCCCTTTGGTTGGAAAGTCAGGGGTTAGCGGAAGATCGCCTTCGGCGGCAATGGCTGCGGGTTCAGAGCACGGTCGCCGCCATAGATGGGACCCGGTGTGAACCCCGGCAGGATCCGCGTTCCGCAGGTCAGGCAGGGCGGCGGCTTCGGAATGCCGGGGGTCGGCTGGAGGATCAGCGGGCCGAGTGTGGTGGCCCGCGTGTAGGACAGGGTCGGCGTCGCGGCGAACGCCGGTGCCGTGGCGATGGTGGCAAGCGCCAGCGACAGGGTCAAAAGGCGGGACATGGCGGTGTCTCCGGTTCGGTTGCGGTGAAGATCAGTCGATGTCGGCGTCGTCTTCGTCATCCTGTTCGAGGGATCGGGCCTGATGGCCGAAGGGGAAGCCCCGGCGGTCGAAGAGGCCGTGCAGGTCGGGGGCGACCGGGCGGGGGAGCAGAAGGGCTTCCGCATCGGGAACGACCTCCGACCGCGGGTCCGACGGCGTGGCGGAGCAACGGGTCAGGCCGTCGAGCGTCACGCAGCTCAGCGTTCCCGACCCCCGCATGCAGACGGTCTTGCCGTTGACCGTCTGGCAGGCGAGGGAGCCGGCCTGCACCGGGGCCGACAGGGCCGCGAACAGCAGGACGGGCGCGGTGATGGTCAGGATTGTCGGGAATTTGAGCGGGAGCTTCGGCATCGGTGGCCTCCCGGGTGAGAAGGTAGGGGGTGGGTGTGGGGAATCAGCGGCGCAGGCTGGTCAGCGATTGGCCGGCGCTGTTGCCGAGGCCGGCGGTGACGTTGGTGCCGACACCGACATTGGTGCTGACCAGAGGCCCGCGGCCGCTGAAATTCAGCCCGACCTGTACGCCGCTCCCTTGGGCATTGCCCTGGAAGCCGAGCAGCCTCTGGCCGGCACTGTTGCCGATGCCGGCGGCGACGTTGGTGGCGGTTCCGACATTGGTGCTGACCAGCGGGCTGACGCCGCGGATGGGCGCACCGCCGCCGCCCTGGAGGACGGCGCCCTGCTGCTGCGCCGAGTTGCCGATGCCGGCGCCGACATTGGTGGCGTTGGCGACGTTGGTGTTGACCAGTCCGGGAACGGCCATCATGGAGGGGAAGCCGGGGCCGGCGGCGGATTTGGGCTGTGCCAGGGCGGGGGTGGCGAGCAAGGCGGTGGCGAGAGCGCCCAGAACGATATTGCGGATCATGGCGTGGGTTCCTTCGATGGGGGGTGAGGCTTCGGGCTTCCGCGCCCCGGCTTTCTTGAAGGAAGCTTAGTGAAGTGCCCGGACGGCTTCTGTGAGCTGACCCACAGTTGACCGGCGTTTTCCGGCAAGGCTCCGGCGGGGCCAAGCGGGCAAAAGAAAGCTCCGGCCGGGAACCGGCCGGAGCGAGGTCTGGGGAGGAAGCCTGGAAGGAGTGGGTCCGTGGTCAGCGCTGCTTGACCAGGGCGCTCTGTCCGGCAAAGTTGCCGACGCCGGCCGACAGGTTCTGCATGGAGCTGTGGTTGAAGGGGCCGAGCAGACCGCCGGAGCGCTGCAGCACGGTGCCGTTCTGCAGGGCGGTGTTGCCGATGCCCGCCGCCGTGTTGCCGACATTGGCGACCGAGCCACCGCTCAGCAGGCCGCCGCTGCGCTGCATCACCGTGGCCATCTGGCCTGCGTTGTTGCCGATGCCGGCGGCGGTATTGCCGATGGTTGCCGCCGAGCCGCCGCCCAACACGCCGCCGCTGCGCTGCTTCACGAAGGCGCCCTGGTTGGCCGTGTTGCCGATGCCGGCGGCGAGGTTCGACACGGTGGCGACGTTCGGCCCGGCGAAGGGACCCTTCGACTTCTGCATGACCAGCGCGCTCTGGTTGGCGGTGTTGCCGATGCCGGCCGCGGTGTTGGAGATGTCGGAGATGTTCTGGGCCATCGCCGGGGCGGCGAACAGGGCGAGCGAAGCGAAGCCGGTCAGCAGGGAGGTGCGGATCATGATCTGGTCTCCTGTCTCGGGGCCGCGGGATGCGGCGTGTTGCCGATGAACAGACCCTACCCAAGACCCGGATTCCGGGATGTGAGCCGCACCACAAACTTGCGCCTTTTCCCGATCAGCGCGGTTTTGCGTCGGGATGCGCCTCCTGCCAGTGCGGATAGGTGACGTAGGCGGTGAGAGCGCCCTGCTCGTGCGAGCGGATGGTGACGGACGAGCCCTTGGGCATGTGGACGATCTCGCCAGGGCCGGCGGTTACCGTGCCGGCGTCGGACGCGACCGAGACCCGCCCCTCCAACACCACCATGACGTCGTCAACGGCAATATCCTCGTCGATGCTCTGGTTGGGCTCGTAGCGGCCGTAGCCGATGGTGATCGGGGCGCCGTGGCGCTGGTCGATTGCGTTGCCGACGAACACGTCGGCCTGCTGGCCGGGGGTGCGTTCCAGCGAAACGTCGGTCAGGGCGAATTTGCGGACGGTCATCTGCGTATCCGTGGAATGGTGGCTACGATCCTCCTCAGCTAGTATCGGGGCCGCAGCAGCATAAGATTGCAGCGATGCAACAGCATGGTGGGTGACATTCAGCAATGCGCAGACGCCTGAAGCCGGGGGAGTATGCGGAAGTCCGGGCATTCGTCGCGGTCGCGGAGGCATGCAGCTTCCGCCGGGCGGCTGCGGAACTGGGCCTGACGCCGTCGACGCTGAGCCACGCTGTGCGCGCCTTCGAGGATCGGATCGGCCAGCGGCTGCTGAACCGGACCACGCGGGCGGTGACGGTAACGGAGGCCGGGGCGAAGCTGCTGCAGGATTTGAGGCCGGTGCTGACGCGGCTGGACGATGCCGTGGCAGCGGTCGGCATACCCGATGGCGCGCCGGTCGGGACGGTGCGGTTGGCGGCGCCGCGTCTGGCGATCCAGATGCTGGTCGAGCCGGCGGTCCGGCGGCTGGCCCGCGACTGTCCGCATGTGACGCTGGACGTGCGCACGGCCGAATGGCCGGGCGACCTGACCGACGGGTTTGACCTTGGCATCCAGTACGGCAACGAAGTGGCGCAGGACATGGTGGCTGTGGCGCTGACCAAGCCGTTCACCGCCGCGGTCGTCGGTTCGCCCGGCTATTTCGCGGATCATCCGCCCCCGCTCCATCCCGCCGATCTGGTGCGCCACCGCTGCATCGGCTGTCTCAGCGGCCCGGCCGGCGCGCTCTACCGCTGGGTCTTCGAGCGCGACGGCGAAACGGTGGTGCTCGACGTCGGCGGCACGCTGGTTACGGACGACGCCGACCTCATGCTGAATGCGGCGATCGGCGGCGTCGGCCTGTGGCACGGCATCGACCGGGTCGTGGAACCGATGATCGACGACGGACGGCTGCTGCGGGTCTTGACCGACTGGTCGCCGAGTTTTCCCGGCTTCCACCTCTATTATGCAGCGGGTGCGCCGCTGTCCCCGGCCGTGCGCGCCGTCGCGGACGCGCTTCGGAGCAGCGGCTGACCGCAGGGCGATCCTCAGGCCGATGCGAGCGCCACCGCGTCGGCACCGGCGGAAAGGCGCATCGGGCAGGACGGATCGGTCGCCGCGCGCCACACCGCTTCCGCGACATCTGAGGCGTTGGTGACCGGACCCGGCTGCTGCCATGCCGCGAAGACGCTTTGCGCCAGAGGTGCATAAGCCTCCGGAATGGCGTCGCGCATGCGGGACCGGGCATTCTCGCCGAAGGAGGTGTCCGGCGCCCGGCCGGGAAGGACCAGATGCGCCCGCACATTGAACGGCTCCAGTTCCAGGGCCAGCGATTCGGTGAAGGCGTTCACCGCGGCCTTGCTCGCCGTGTAGACCGAGAGCAGATGCAGCGGTTTCAGCGTCACGCTGGAGGTGACGTTGATAATGACCCCCGACTTCCGCGCCCTGAATTGCGGCAATAGCGCCTGCGTCATCGCCATGGTGCCGAAGGTGTTGGTCGCGAAGACCTCGCGCACGCTGTTCATCGTCACACCTTCCAGCGCGCCCAGCAGGCCGATGCCGGCATTGTTGACCAGCACATCGACCGATCCGGCCTCTTCCACCGCCCGGCCGATGCTGTCCGCATCGGTGACGTCGAGGCGGAGGATGCGCAGCCGGTCCGAGCGCGGCAGAACATCCTCGCGCGGGGTGCGCATGGTGGCGATGACCGTCCAATCGCGGTCGAGGAAATGACGGGCCGTTTCCAGGCCGAAGCCGGACGAGCAGCCGGTGATGAGGATGGTTTTCATGGAATGGCTCCTGCCGATTTGGTGCGAAGCGGAAGATAGACCGTGACGGCTGGACCATCTACAATCGGAAGTCCGGAATTCATTTGCAGGAGTCCGAACATGGTCGATCCCCTGGCGCAGGTGGTCAGCCTGCTCCGTCCGAGCGCCTCGTTTTCGAAGCTCACCTATGGGGCCGGCTGCTGGCGGGTCCGGCGGACGGAGGCCGGGCGGCCATTCTACTGTGTGGTCCTCGACGGCTCGTGCCGGCTGAGCCTTGGCGGAGGAGAACCGATCACTCTGGAGGCGGATGACTTCGTGCTGATCCCCGCGGCCAACGAGTTCACGGTGGCGAGCATCGAGCCGATGCCGCCGGGGGCCGCCGATACCCGTCCGGTCGAACTGCGGCCGGGAGAATATCTGCTGGGCAATCCCGACCGGTCACCGGATGTCTGCAATCTGGTCGGTTACTGCGCCTTCGCGTCGCCCGACGCGGACCTGCTGGTGTCGCTGCTGCCGCAACTGGTGCATGTCCGTGGCGAGAAGCGGTTGAGCGCGCTGGTGCGGATGGTGAACGAGGAATCGCGCGCGCTGCGGCCGGCACGCGAGGTGATCCTGGCGCGCCTGCTGGAGATTCTGCTGATCGAGGCCCTGCGGTCCACGACGGTGTCCACGGGATCGCCGGGGCTGCTGCGGGGGCTGGGCGACGACCGGCTCGCCGTCGCTCTCCGGCACATCCATGAACGGCCGACCGCGCCCTGGACGGTCGCCCAACTGGCGAAGGAGGCGGCGCTGTCGCGTTCGACCTTCTTCGAGCGGTTCCGGCAGGCGGTCGGCGTCGCCCCCATGGAATATCTGCTGCAATGGCGCATGGCCCTGGCCAAGGACATGCTCCGCCGGCGCGACGGCGGGATCGCCGATGTCGCCGAGCGCGTCGGCTACAGCTCCGCCAGCACGTTCAGCGTCGCCTTCACCCGCCATGTCGGCGTGCCGCCGACGGTCTATGCGCGCCGGCAGGAGGAGGGGGAGGCGACGCCTGCCGGGGCCGCGATGGCCGGCGTCGCGCCGTGAGGATGGCGCCTTATGCCGGTGCGGCGTCGCGGGTCCGCAGCATGCGCAGGGGGTTGTAGGTCAGGACGACGGTTCCGTCCTGCCGCGTCACGCGATTGAGCGTGCGGATCAGGCCGCGGCCCGGCTTCGAGGTCGGGCGGGCTTCGATCACCTCGCAGGCGACATGGATGGTGTCGCCGACGAAGGTCGGCGCCTTCACGTCGATTTCCGCGTTGAGAAAGGCGAGGCCGGTGCGTTGCATGCTGGCGGTCAGCAGGCCTTCGGAGAAGGAATAGACAAGGGCGGCAGGCACGACCCGGCCGGCGATCGCCATATGCTCGCGGTCGGCGATGTTGGTGAACAGCTCCTCGGTGAACCAGCTGAGATTCACGAAAGCGGTGAGGTCGGATTCGGTGATCGTGCGGGCGACCGTGCGGAAGCGCGTGCCGACGGGCAGATCCTCGAAATGGAAGCCGAGCCCGATGGTGGGGCCTTCCGGATTTTGGCTGGCAGTCATGGTGTGTCCCCTTTTGCGGTGATGGCGGTTCCGGCCCGCAGCGGTGGCGGGGCCGGGATCGCTCCGGCAATCGCCGGGCTGAGAAGGAAGGGCAGGGGAGCCGCGCTGATGGCGGCGGCGGCCACCACCAGCGAGACCGCGTAGCCCTGCGTGAGGTCGTGCAGCAGGCCGGACAGCCATGCCCCCAGCGCCGCGCCGATCGACATGGTGGCGTAGATGCTCCCGAAGATGGTCGCCGAGCCGCCGACGAAAATCCGGCTGGTCAGGGTGGAGACGATGGGACCGCGTGCCCCCTGGGCGATGCCGAACAGCAGCGTGTAGCCGGCAAGCAGGATGGGGCTCGGCCGCCCATACAGCCCGATCAGACACAGGATGCCGGCCAGCGTGCCGGCGAAGCTCGCCAGCGCCGTGGTGCGGAAGCCGATGCGGTCGCACAGGCCGCCGGCGGCGATCACCCCGGCGACCGACAGCATGCCGGCGGAGCCGAAGGCGGCGGCCGCCTCGATCGGCGGATAGCCGCTTTCCACCAGCATCGCCACGACCTGGACGATGACGATGTACATGCCGAAGGCGGTGAAGAACAGGACATGGACCAGCCCCCAGAAGGGCAGGGTGCGCATGGCCTCCGGCAGGCGCCATCCGGTCCCGGCGCGGCGGACGGGGGTGGCGCCGCCATTCTCCTGCTCCGCCGGACGGCCGTCTGCCAGCCGGCGCCACGGCAACAGAAGCACCGGCAGGGCGAGGGCGGCGAGCAGCAGGCCCATCGCCTGATAGGCGCCGCGCCAGCCGAGCCTGTCGATCAGCAGCTGCGCCAGCGGCGCGATCACCAGGATGCCCGACCCGAAACCGGCATAGGCGATGGCGATCGCCGTGCCGAGATGCCGGCGGTGCCAGCGGCCGATCAGCGCCGCCGCCGGGATCATACCGATGGCGGCGACCCCGAGCCCGGTGACGATGCCGAGACAGAGATAGAGCTGCCAGCGCGCCTCCAGCATGCTGCCGCCCAGCGTCGCCAGCGCCAGCAGGACCAAACCCGCCGGGTAGACGACGCGCGGGCCGAACCGTTCGAAGGCCATGCCGCTGAGGGGAGCGGCGAGGCCCTGCACCAGCATGTAGAGCGCATAGACGCTGGTCAGGGTGCTGCGCGGCCAGCCGGTTTCCTGTTCGATGGGAACCAGGAAGACCGTGTAGGCATCGGCAACCCCCCGCGCCACGAAATTGAAGAGGAAGGCGAACAGGACGACGAGCAGCGCCGGCACCAGCGTCGGGCTCCGTCGCGGACCCCCGCCGATCCGGTTGCCGAAGGGCAAGGCTCAACCCTCCGCCGCGGTGGCGGCCGGAGAGGGGGATACCGCTGCGGGGCTTCGCGTGACGCCGCGCGCCAGAAGGTCGGCGATCCGCTCCTCGTCGTATCCGGCTTCGCGCAGCAGTTCCACGCTGTGTTCGCCCAGGCGCGGGGCTTGGCGGACGGGTTCGGGACGGCGGCCGGACCAGCGCGTCGGCACGCCGATGGAGCGCACCGTCCCCTCATGGGGATGCTCGACCGTCCGCAGGAAGCCGGTCGCCGCATGGTGGCCGTCGTCGATCAGGCTGTCGGGCGTGTGCAGCGGCATGACCGGGATGTCGGCCTTCGTCAGATCAGCCAGCCAGTCCGCCGTGCTGCGGGTGGCGATGGCGTCAGCGACCAGCCCGTACAGCTCGTTGATGTGGCGGGTGCGGCTGCCGATGTCGGCGAAGCGGGGATCGCGATCGAGTTCGCCCTCCCGCCCGATCAGCGTGAAGAAATTGCGCCATTGCTTGTCATTGTAGATCACCACGCAGATGTGGCCGTCGCTGGTGCGGTAGGGGCGGCGGTGGCGGGCGAGCAGCCGGGGATAGCCGGTGGGACCCAGCGGCGGTTCGAAGGTCATGCCGCCCATATGGTCGCCGAGGACGAACTCGGTCATCGCCTCGAACATCGGGATTTCGATCTCCTGCCCCTCGCCGGTGCGCTCGCGGTGGAACAGGGCGGCGGCGACCGCATAGACGGCGTGCAGCCCGACGGTGCGGTCGGCCATGGTCGCCGGCACATAGCGCGGATCGCCGCCGGAGGAGTCGGCGATCAGGGTGGGAATCGCCGCCGCGCCCTGGATCAGGTCGTCGTAGGCCGGCTTTTCCGCATAGGGGCCGTCCTGGCCGAACCCGGTGACCGCCGCGTAGATGATCGACGGGTTGACCGCGGCGAGGTCGTCGTAGGACAACCCGAGCCGTGCCATCGCGCGCGGCCGGACATTGTGGATGAGGACGTCGGCGTTGCGGGCCAGATCGAGCAGTGCCTGCCGCCCGTCCGGCGCCTTCAGGTCCAGCACGATGCTGCGCTTGGAGCGGTTGGCGTGCAGGAAGATGGCGCCCATGCCGGGATGGCGCATCGGCCCGATGCCGCGGACATTGTCGCCGGCCGGGGATTCGACCTTGAGGACATCGGCGCCGAGATCGCCCAGGATCTGCGTCGCATAGGGACCCACCAGAACCGAGGTGAGATCGAGGATCCGAACGCCGTTCAGCGGGCCGTTCATGCCGGGCCTCCGTGAGGGGGGAATTTGGACGGGGTCGGAGCGGCAGCGGCGGCTCCGATTTCCGCCAGGATGGCTTCGGCGTCGCCGTTCAGGGCCGGCGCCGGTGCATGCAGGGGAGAGGTCCGCCCGGCGGCGCGGACGGGAAAGCCGACCTGCCGCCCGTCGGGACCGGTGACCGACATACCCAGCGCCTCCGCCTGGGGAGAGGCGGCGGCCTCATGCGGAAGGTGGCAGATGTCGGCCGGCACGTCGGCCTCGGTCAGCCTTGCGATCCAGCGGTCGGCGCTGTCGCCGGCGATCACCTCCGCCAGCAGGCCGGCGAGCCGGTCGCCATGCTCCTGACGGCCGGAATGGCTGTCGAATGCCGGGTCGGAAAGCGCCTCCGCAGCTTGGCCGGACGGCTGGGTCGCCACCGCGGCGCGGAAGCGTCGCCAGAAATGGTCCTCCATCAGGCCGAGCGCGATCCAGCGGTTGTCGGCGGTCCGGTAGATGTCGTTGGCCGGGCTGAGATGGGCGCGCGGATCCTGCTGCGGCTCGGTGCCATGTCGCAGGCCGGCGCAATAGAGCACGGCGCCGAACAGGCTGGCGTCGAGATGCCGGCCGTGTCCGGTGCGGTCGCGCTCCGCCAGCGCCGCGGTGATGGAGGCGGCGGCCAGCGCCCCCGCCGCGAAGTCGCCGACGGGAATGCTGGGGCGGGACGGCGGGCGGCTCCAATGTCCGGGAAGCCCGAGCGCG
Proteins encoded in this window:
- a CDS encoding MFS transporter, with the translated sequence MPFGNRIGGGPRRSPTLVPALLVVLFAFLFNFVARGVADAYTVFLVPIEQETGWPRSTLTSVYALYMLVQGLAAPLSGMAFERFGPRVVYPAGLVLLALATLGGSMLEARWQLYLCLGIVTGLGVAAIGMIPAAALIGRWHRRHLGTAIAIAYAGFGSGILVIAPLAQLLIDRLGWRGAYQAMGLLLAALALPVLLLPWRRLADGRPAEQENGGATPVRRAGTGWRLPEAMRTLPFWGLVHVLFFTAFGMYIVIVQVVAMLVESGYPPIEAAAAFGSAGMLSVAGVIAAGGLCDRIGFRTTALASFAGTLAGILCLIGLYGRPSPILLAGYTLLFGIAQGARGPIVSTLTSRIFVGGSATIFGSIYATMSIGAALGAWLSGLLHDLTQGYAVSLVVAAAAISAAPLPFLLSPAIAGAIPAPPPLRAGTAITAKGDTP
- a CDS encoding CaiB/BaiF CoA-transferase family protein, translated to MNGPLNGVRILDLTSVLVGPYATQILGDLGADVLKVESPAGDNVRGIGPMRHPGMGAIFLHANRSKRSIVLDLKAPDGRQALLDLARNADVLIHNVRPRAMARLGLSYDDLAAVNPSIIYAAVTGFGQDGPYAEKPAYDDLIQGAAAIPTLIADSSGGDPRYVPATMADRTVGLHAVYAVAAALFHRERTGEGQEIEIPMFEAMTEFVLGDHMGGMTFEPPLGPTGYPRLLARHRRPYRTSDGHICVVIYNDKQWRNFFTLIGREGELDRDPRFADIGSRTRHINELYGLVADAIATRSTADWLADLTKADIPVMPLHTPDSLIDDGHHAATGFLRTVEHPHEGTVRSIGVPTRWSGRRPEPVRQAPRLGEHSVELLREAGYDEERIADLLARGVTRSPAAVSPSPAATAAEG
- a CDS encoding AraC family transcriptional regulator translates to MVDPLAQVVSLLRPSASFSKLTYGAGCWRVRRTEAGRPFYCVVLDGSCRLSLGGGEPITLEADDFVLIPAANEFTVASIEPMPPGAADTRPVELRPGEYLLGNPDRSPDVCNLVGYCAFASPDADLLVSLLPQLVHVRGEKRLSALVRMVNEESRALRPAREVILARLLEILLIEALRSTTVSTGSPGLLRGLGDDRLAVALRHIHERPTAPWTVAQLAKEAALSRSTFFERFRQAVGVAPMEYLLQWRMALAKDMLRRRDGGIADVAERVGYSSASTFSVAFTRHVGVPPTVYARRQEEGEATPAGAAMAGVAP
- a CDS encoding Crp/Fnr family transcriptional regulator, with product MTAIRINFDKDLVLAGHFLLKHLEREERHRLANTARLSHHPRGAMIFQKGDPGDSMMAVIRGRVKICCHSMDGKELVLSIINKGGLFGEIALLDGEPRTADAVALEETDLLVLDRSQLMPVLTARPDLAFRIIGVLCKRLRTTSEHLEDTLFLEASSRFARALKRLGDAFGKPGPQGMRLDIKLSQQQLGCLVGVSRESVNKLLNEWQRAGVIEMDAGHIVIRDTRALDEIGESCG
- a CDS encoding acyl dehydratase is translated as MTASQNPEGPTIGLGFHFEDLPVGTRFRTVARTITESDLTAFVNLSWFTEELFTNIADREHMAIAGRVVPAALVYSFSEGLLTASMQRTGLAFLNAEIDVKAPTFVGDTIHVACEVIEARPTSKPGRGLIRTLNRVTRQDGTVVLTYNPLRMLRTRDAAPA
- a CDS encoding LysR family transcriptional regulator, whose amino-acid sequence is MRRRLKPGEYAEVRAFVAVAEACSFRRAAAELGLTPSTLSHAVRAFEDRIGQRLLNRTTRAVTVTEAGAKLLQDLRPVLTRLDDAVAAVGIPDGAPVGTVRLAAPRLAIQMLVEPAVRRLARDCPHVTLDVRTAEWPGDLTDGFDLGIQYGNEVAQDMVAVALTKPFTAAVVGSPGYFADHPPPLHPADLVRHRCIGCLSGPAGALYRWVFERDGETVVLDVGGTLVTDDADLMLNAAIGGVGLWHGIDRVVEPMIDDGRLLRVLTDWSPSFPGFHLYYAAGAPLSPAVRAVADALRSSG
- a CDS encoding CaiB/BaiF CoA-transferase family protein, giving the protein MTSDQSSRIWCPLAGTRVVDFSALLPGPFISTVLADLGASVVKVEPPGGDSARSYQPAMFAAVNRGKRSLALDLKDPSAEPIVARLTGWADVVIESSRPGVADRLGIGYATLSALNPRIVYCSVSSFGQSGPARDRPAHDINIMAAAGALGLPGHWSRPPSRPSIPVGDFAAGALAAASITAALAERDRTGHGRHLDASLFGAVLYCAGLRHGTEPQQDPRAHLSPANDIYRTADNRWIALGLMEDHFWRRFRAAVATQPSGQAAEALSDPAFDSHSGRQEHGDRLAGLLAEVIAGDSADRWIARLTEADVPADICHLPHEAAASPQAEALGMSVTGPDGRQVGFPVRAAGRTSPLHAPAPALNGDAEAILAEIGAAAAAPTPSKFPPHGGPA
- a CDS encoding ethanolamine utilization protein; translated protein: MTVRKFALTDVSLERTPGQQADVFVGNAIDQRHGAPITIGYGRYEPNQSIDEDIAVDDVMVVLEGRVSVASDAGTVTAGPGEIVHMPKGSSVTIRSHEQGALTAYVTYPHWQEAHPDAKPR
- a CDS encoding SDR family oxidoreductase, giving the protein MKTILITGCSSGFGLETARHFLDRDWTVIATMRTPREDVLPRSDRLRILRLDVTDADSIGRAVEEAGSVDVLVNNAGIGLLGALEGVTMNSVREVFATNTFGTMAMTQALLPQFRARKSGVIINVTSSVTLKPLHLLSVYTASKAAVNAFTESLALELEPFNVRAHLVLPGRAPDTSFGENARSRMRDAIPEAYAPLAQSVFAAWQQPGPVTNASDVAEAVWRAATDPSCPMRLSAGADAVALASA